The proteins below are encoded in one region of Bosea sp. BIWAKO-01:
- the purC gene encoding phosphoribosylaminoimidazolesuccinocarboxamide synthase: MDFLKPRYIPMNRRRRIYEGKAKVLYEGPEPGTLIQHFKDDATAFNAKKHEVIDGKGVLNNRISEHIFSNLNDIGVPTHFIRRLNMREQLIREVEIIPLEVVVRNVAAGSLSTKLGLEEGTQLPRSIIEFYYKNDALNDPMVSEEHITAFGWATPQEIDDIMALAIRVNDFLSGLFLGAGIRLVDFKMECGRLWEGEMMRIVVADEISPDSCRLWDIKSKDKMDKDRFRRDMGGLIEAYTEVARRLGIMGENEKAGPAAGPRLVQ; this comes from the coding sequence TTGGATTTCCTCAAGCCACGGTACATCCCGATGAATCGCCGCCGTCGCATTTACGAAGGCAAGGCGAAGGTCCTCTATGAAGGACCGGAGCCCGGTACGCTGATCCAGCACTTCAAGGACGACGCCACCGCCTTCAACGCCAAAAAACATGAGGTGATCGACGGCAAGGGCGTCCTGAACAACAGGATCTCCGAGCACATCTTCTCCAATCTCAACGATATCGGCGTGCCGACGCATTTCATCCGTCGGCTGAACATGCGCGAGCAGCTGATCCGCGAGGTCGAGATCATTCCGCTCGAGGTGGTGGTGCGCAATGTCGCCGCCGGCTCGCTCTCGACCAAGCTCGGCCTCGAAGAGGGCACCCAGCTGCCGCGCTCGATCATCGAGTTCTACTACAAGAACGACGCGCTGAACGACCCGATGGTCTCGGAAGAGCACATCACCGCCTTCGGCTGGGCGACGCCCCAGGAAATCGACGACATCATGGCGCTTGCCATCCGCGTCAATGATTTCCTCTCCGGCTTGTTCCTCGGCGCCGGCATCCGCCTCGTCGACTTCAAGATGGAATGCGGCCGGCTCTGGGAAGGCGAGATGATGCGCATCGTCGTCGCCGACGAGATCAGCCCGGATTCCTGCCGGCTCTGGGACATCAAGTCGAAGGACAAGATGGACAAGGACCGCTTCCGCCGCGACATGGGCGGCCTGATCGAGGCCTATACCGAAGTGGCCCGCCGCCTCGGCATCATGGGCGAGAACGAAAAGGCCGGCCCAGCCGCCGGACCTCGCCTGGTGCAGTGA
- a CDS encoding DUF1476 domain-containing protein: MTTFDQRKDAFESRFALDEELRFKATARRNKLLGLWAAEKLGKSGAEADAYAKSVVLADFEEAGDDDVLRKVRSDFATASVAVPDEEIRRVMTELLIRAAEEIQAGR, from the coding sequence ATGACGACATTCGATCAGCGCAAGGATGCCTTCGAGAGCAGGTTCGCCCTTGATGAGGAGCTGCGCTTCAAGGCGACGGCCCGGCGCAACAAGCTTCTCGGCCTCTGGGCAGCCGAGAAGCTCGGCAAGAGCGGCGCTGAAGCGGACGCTTACGCGAAGTCCGTGGTCCTGGCCGATTTCGAGGAGGCCGGCGACGATGACGTGCTGCGCAAAGTGAGGTCCGATTTCGCAACCGCGAGCGTCGCGGTGCCGGACGAGGAGATCCGCCGCGTGATGACCGAGCTCCTGATCAGGGCCGCCGAGGAAATCCAGGCCGGGCGCTAG
- a CDS encoding HpcH/HpaI aldolase/citrate lyase family protein, protein MSSAKPTVLSSLADRLGKGDTLLSAWCGLPDPSIAGVLAQEGFDAVTLDMQHGPITLGEVIRAIPLINAAGKPALARIAVGEFQNVSKLFDAGVSGVIAPMINTMEDARRLAAYAKYPPLGERSWGSYGGLGASGLDANSYLKAANRFSMTFAMIETREAMAILDDILALEGIDALFVGPSDLSIALSGGASVNASAKEVDEALRHIVARASAVNKPVAFYAASAERAKEGVEMGARLVTVMSDTGFLRAAAQTALKVVRG, encoded by the coding sequence ATGTCCTCCGCCAAGCCAACCGTCCTGTCCTCGCTCGCCGATCGTCTCGGCAAAGGCGACACGCTCCTGTCCGCCTGGTGTGGACTGCCCGATCCGAGCATCGCCGGAGTGCTTGCGCAGGAAGGTTTTGACGCCGTCACGCTCGACATGCAGCACGGGCCGATCACGCTTGGCGAGGTCATCCGGGCGATCCCGCTGATCAATGCGGCCGGAAAGCCTGCTCTGGCGCGGATCGCGGTCGGCGAATTCCAGAACGTGTCGAAGCTGTTCGATGCCGGCGTCTCGGGCGTGATCGCGCCGATGATCAACACAATGGAGGATGCGCGCCGTCTGGCGGCCTATGCCAAGTATCCGCCGCTCGGTGAACGCAGCTGGGGCAGCTATGGCGGCCTGGGCGCCTCTGGGCTCGACGCCAATAGCTATCTCAAGGCCGCCAATCGTTTCTCGATGACCTTCGCGATGATCGAGACGCGCGAGGCCATGGCGATTCTCGACGATATTCTGGCGCTTGAAGGCATCGACGCGTTGTTCGTGGGCCCATCCGATCTTTCGATCGCATTGTCCGGTGGAGCGTCGGTCAACGCCTCGGCGAAGGAGGTCGACGAGGCCCTGCGTCACATCGTGGCCCGTGCGTCTGCCGTGAACAAGCCGGTCGCATTCTATGCCGCCAGCGCCGAGAGGGCGAAGGAGGGCGTCGAGATGGGAGCCAGGCTGGTCACCGTGATGAGCGACACCGGCTTCCTGCGTGCGGCCGCGCAGACCGCGCTCAAAGTGGTTCGCGGCTAA
- a CDS encoding DNA-3-methyladenine glycosylase, translated as MTRITCDADLEEGMAALRPLHPSWSAIIDRTGLPLLRRREGGFKGLASIIVAQQLSVASARAVWTRVESVLTPLTPERVLAASDEDMRLSGLSRPKQRTLRAVAAAIVEGTLDLGSLEGGTPEYIHEHMTAVSGIGPWTADIYLLFCLGHRDGFAAGDLAIQEAARVAFGLQARPKPGELQEMAEAWRPWRGVAARLLWAYYAALKRREGINS; from the coding sequence ATGACCAGAATCACCTGCGACGCCGACCTCGAAGAGGGCATGGCCGCGCTCCGCCCGCTTCACCCGAGCTGGAGCGCCATCATCGACCGGACCGGCCTGCCGCTGCTGCGTCGCCGCGAGGGCGGCTTCAAGGGGCTGGCATCGATCATCGTGGCGCAGCAGCTTTCCGTGGCGAGCGCCCGTGCCGTCTGGACCCGGGTCGAGTCGGTCCTGACGCCGCTCACGCCGGAGCGCGTGCTCGCTGCAAGCGATGAGGATATGCGGCTGTCCGGCCTGTCGCGGCCAAAGCAGCGCACCTTGCGAGCCGTCGCCGCGGCAATCGTCGAAGGAACGCTCGACCTGGGGTCTCTGGAGGGCGGTACCCCGGAATATATCCACGAGCACATGACCGCCGTCTCCGGCATCGGACCCTGGACCGCGGATATCTATCTGTTGTTCTGCCTCGGACACCGCGACGGCTTCGCGGCCGGCGATCTCGCCATCCAGGAGGCCGCGCGCGTCGCCTTCGGCCTCCAAGCCCGCCCGAAACCGGGCGAGCTGCAGGAGATGGCCGAGGCCTGGCGCCCCTGGCGCGGCGTGGCAGCCAGACTGCTCTGGGCCTACTACGCCGCGCTGAAGCGCCGCGAGGGGATCAACTCCTAA
- the gluQRS gene encoding tRNA glutamyl-Q(34) synthetase GluQRS: MATSSGDRDRPVFRFAPSPNGRLHLGHAFSALMNEHLARRWGGRLLLRIEDIDVSRCRPEFEQGIHEDLAWLGIRFDAAIRRQSEHFDDYRAALGRLQTKALIYPCFCSRGQIMRAVELKEAETGRPWPRDPDGSPLYPGTCCALLPDDAGKRAANGEAHVLRLAMGRAAAGIGGEVGYPRFDEDGRVTRVAAAPARWGDVVLARKDVPTSYHLAVVADDALQGVTHVVRGRDLEAATDIHLVLQHLLDLPTPRYHFHRLLQDETGQKLAKSRMSEGLAELRAQGVTAADIRARLGFA; encoded by the coding sequence ATGGCAACGTCCTCAGGCGATCGCGACAGACCGGTGTTTCGTTTCGCGCCCAGCCCGAACGGCCGGCTGCATCTCGGCCACGCATTCTCGGCGCTGATGAATGAGCACCTGGCCAGGCGATGGGGCGGGAGGCTGCTGCTGCGCATCGAGGATATCGACGTCTCGCGCTGTCGGCCAGAATTCGAGCAAGGCATCCATGAGGATCTCGCCTGGCTCGGCATCCGCTTTGACGCCGCCATCCGCCGGCAGTCCGAACATTTCGACGATTATCGCGCCGCGCTCGGCCGGCTGCAGACGAAGGCGCTGATCTATCCCTGCTTCTGCTCGCGCGGGCAGATCATGCGTGCAGTGGAGCTCAAGGAAGCAGAGACGGGCCGTCCCTGGCCGCGCGATCCCGACGGATCGCCGCTCTATCCCGGGACTTGCTGCGCGCTGCTTCCCGATGACGCGGGCAAGCGTGCGGCGAACGGCGAGGCTCATGTGCTGCGATTGGCGATGGGGCGGGCGGCGGCAGGGATCGGCGGGGAGGTCGGATATCCGCGCTTCGACGAAGATGGGCGGGTCACGCGTGTTGCCGCCGCTCCCGCGCGCTGGGGGGATGTGGTTCTGGCACGCAAGGACGTGCCGACCAGCTACCACCTTGCCGTGGTCGCGGACGATGCGCTTCAGGGCGTCACTCATGTCGTGCGCGGGCGGGATCTCGAAGCGGCGACCGATATCCATCTCGTGCTGCAACACCTGCTCGACCTGCCGACGCCGCGTTACCATTTCCATCGCTTGTTGCAGGACGAGACCGGCCAGAAGCTCGCCAAGAGCCGGATGTCGGAAGGCCTCGCGGAGCTGAGGGCACAAGGTGTCACGGCCGCGGACATCCGCGCGCGGCTCGGCTTTGCCTAG
- a CDS encoding AEC family transporter yields MLSSLLVVLPVFGLIGLGYVARWTKLVRETTGEGLSDFVFVLAVPCLLFRTLAKADIPASQPWGYWISYFTGLAIVWALAMLVAHRVFSRKGPELVVSGFAAAQSNTVFVGVPMILKAYGDAGAVPLGLLLAVHLPVTMTAATLLAEGRSASLKVMARRLFTHPIIIGILLGSAVRPVIGFIPAPVWTLVDLLAGAAVPCALISLGIAMRRYGLESGLGLPAVLSTLKLGLHPLIVYLLATRVFEMPAHWSGVAVLFAACPCGINAYLFAERYRQGVADASSAIALSTMLSLFTTAAWLTWLGVG; encoded by the coding sequence ATGCTCTCCTCCCTGCTTGTCGTCCTGCCCGTCTTCGGCCTGATCGGCCTCGGCTATGTCGCGCGCTGGACGAAGCTGGTCCGCGAGACGACCGGCGAAGGTCTTTCCGACTTCGTCTTCGTTCTGGCTGTGCCCTGCCTGCTGTTCCGGACACTGGCCAAGGCCGATATCCCGGCGAGCCAACCCTGGGGCTACTGGATCTCCTATTTCACCGGCCTTGCCATCGTCTGGGCCCTGGCCATGCTGGTTGCGCACCGCGTCTTCAGCCGTAAGGGACCGGAGCTGGTGGTCTCGGGCTTTGCCGCCGCCCAGTCCAACACGGTCTTCGTCGGCGTGCCGATGATCCTGAAGGCCTATGGCGATGCCGGCGCGGTGCCGCTCGGCCTGCTACTGGCGGTCCATCTGCCTGTGACCATGACGGCAGCGACCTTGCTCGCCGAGGGCCGCTCGGCATCGCTGAAGGTGATGGCCCGCAGGCTCTTCACCCACCCCATCATCATCGGCATCCTGCTCGGCTCGGCGGTGCGGCCGGTGATCGGCTTCATCCCAGCCCCGGTCTGGACATTGGTCGACCTGCTCGCCGGTGCGGCGGTCCCCTGCGCCTTGATCAGCCTCGGCATCGCCATGCGGCGCTACGGGCTGGAATCCGGTCTCGGTCTGCCGGCCGTGTTGAGCACCCTCAAGCTCGGCCTTCACCCGCTGATCGTCTATCTGCTGGCGACCCGCGTCTTCGAGATGCCGGCGCACTGGTCAGGCGTCGCAGTGCTCTTCGCCGCCTGCCCCTGTGGGATCAACGCCTATCTGTTCGCCGAGCGCTATCGGCAGGGTGTCGCCGATGCCTCGAGCGCGATCGCCCTCTCGACCATGCTCTCGCTCTTTACCACCGCGGCCTGGCTGACCTGGCTCGGCGTCGGCTGA
- a CDS encoding M23 family metallopeptidase produces the protein MNAHPELSTPAEPLSPEAAALLVDLGIEPPIRPDGAPHQTLDRRGVSLRWLAACALVGSCGAALLGGAILVSTRGDTSFPEQPEMVAARGPSSAGLGGGARKADKLVADQPVMAARHSARAPMSQRVGDREVIRVRPFVRLASNLSLTTGVYATNIPPFNPLRLFAEGGQPAERYAEPAGDMPDADVTIVKRDLTTIAIPTGRPRLGDPDVIKQVEEERANQAVAGRQRPLPIPPQLMLSRTLGGGAAPSATNDLLAYSPATDTRFSGIEVRVVPENVTNALKTPIAASREPLVEDKLLITRRGENFEQVMRNAGAPAEQIRAMIQAFSGKVRVAALPDGQVLQALFAPGPRPGDPRQIVRVSLLTNGQPEATIAVNDAGAFVPVSLPKQEIVGTPRRAAAEDEEDEEDTGAARLYESLYETGLRHDLPRPMIDELVRIFSYDLDFQQRVRGGDNLEVIFTEDEEGERGEILSATLTINGDTRRVFRYQSPEDGLIDYFDEEGRSLKKFLLRKPITDAEMRSGFGMRYHPVMRYSKMHTGVDWANRIGTPILAAGNGTVIKADWASGYGRRIEIQHANGYVTTYSHQSGFAKGIGAGVKVRQGQVIGYLGNTGLSTGPHLHYEVMVNGNFVNPMKIRVPRGRELEGKTLAEFKRQRDEIQGLIVRSGGVLAQAR, from the coding sequence ATGAACGCCCATCCCGAGCTCAGCACGCCAGCAGAACCGCTATCGCCGGAAGCCGCCGCGCTTCTGGTCGATCTCGGTATCGAGCCGCCGATCCGGCCCGATGGTGCTCCGCATCAGACGCTGGACCGGCGTGGCGTCTCGCTGCGCTGGTTGGCCGCCTGCGCGCTGGTCGGCTCCTGCGGCGCAGCCCTGCTCGGTGGCGCGATCCTGGTCTCGACCCGCGGTGATACAAGTTTCCCCGAGCAGCCCGAAATGGTGGCCGCGCGTGGCCCGTCCTCGGCGGGCCTGGGTGGCGGGGCGCGCAAGGCAGACAAGCTGGTGGCGGACCAGCCCGTCATGGCGGCCCGGCACAGCGCGCGCGCGCCCATGTCCCAGCGCGTCGGCGACCGTGAGGTCATCCGCGTGCGCCCGTTCGTGCGGCTTGCCTCCAACCTGTCGCTGACCACCGGCGTCTACGCGACGAACATTCCGCCCTTCAATCCGCTGCGCCTGTTTGCGGAAGGCGGCCAGCCCGCCGAGCGCTATGCCGAACCGGCCGGCGACATGCCGGATGCCGACGTCACCATCGTCAAGCGCGACCTCACCACGATCGCGATTCCGACCGGACGCCCACGCCTCGGCGACCCCGACGTGATCAAGCAGGTCGAGGAAGAGCGCGCCAACCAGGCTGTGGCGGGCCGGCAACGTCCCTTGCCGATCCCGCCACAGCTGATGCTCAGCCGCACGCTGGGCGGCGGTGCAGCGCCCAGCGCCACGAACGACCTTCTTGCCTATTCTCCGGCCACAGACACGCGCTTCTCCGGCATCGAGGTGCGCGTTGTCCCTGAAAATGTCACCAACGCGCTGAAGACCCCCATCGCCGCATCCCGCGAGCCGCTTGTCGAGGACAAGCTGCTGATCACGCGGCGCGGCGAGAATTTCGAACAGGTCATGCGCAATGCCGGTGCTCCGGCCGAGCAGATCAGGGCGATGATCCAGGCCTTCAGCGGCAAGGTGCGCGTTGCCGCCTTGCCGGACGGCCAGGTCCTTCAGGCGCTGTTTGCACCCGGTCCCCGGCCAGGCGATCCGCGCCAGATCGTTCGCGTCTCGCTGCTCACCAACGGCCAGCCCGAGGCAACGATCGCGGTCAATGATGCCGGCGCTTTCGTTCCGGTCTCGCTGCCGAAGCAGGAGATCGTCGGCACACCCCGCAGGGCAGCCGCGGAAGACGAGGAGGACGAGGAGGATACCGGCGCCGCCAGGCTCTATGAGAGCCTCTACGAGACCGGATTGCGCCACGACCTGCCGCGCCCGATGATCGACGAGCTGGTCCGGATTTTCTCCTACGACCTGGACTTCCAGCAGCGCGTGCGCGGCGGCGACAATCTCGAGGTGATCTTCACCGAGGACGAGGAAGGCGAGCGCGGCGAAATCCTGTCGGCGACGCTCACCATCAACGGCGATACCCGCCGGGTCTTTCGCTATCAGTCCCCTGAAGACGGCCTGATCGACTATTTTGACGAAGAAGGTCGCTCGCTGAAGAAGTTCCTGCTGCGCAAGCCGATCACCGATGCCGAGATGCGCTCCGGCTTCGGTATGCGCTACCACCCGGTCATGCGCTATTCGAAGATGCATACCGGCGTCGACTGGGCCAACCGCATCGGCACGCCGATCCTGGCCGCCGGCAACGGCACGGTGATCAAGGCCGACTGGGCCTCAGGCTACGGTCGGCGGATCGAAATCCAGCACGCGAACGGGTATGTCACGACCTATTCGCATCAGTCGGGCTTTGCCAAGGGCATCGGTGCCGGTGTGAAAGTGCGCCAGGGTCAGGTTATCGGCTATCTCGGCAATACCGGCCTCTCCACCGGGCCGCATTTGCACTACGAGGTCATGGTCAACGGCAACTTCGTGAATCCGATGAAGATCCGCGTTCCGCGAGGACGCGAGCTCGAAGGCAAGACGCTGGCCGAGTTCAAGCGCCAGCGTGACGAGATCCAGGGGTTGATCGTGCGCTCGGGCGGGGTGCTGGCCCAGGCGCGCTAG
- a CDS encoding MmcQ/YjbR family DNA-binding protein has product MSFSWDEAVAYALTLPGAEMSTSYGMPAVKVNSRTFLSLGHEAGSFCISIDRDTVTMLMELAPATYWQTAHYVGWPAVLVRQNDADPEHVRAMINRARDWNAARPRLRVKR; this is encoded by the coding sequence ATGTCGTTCAGTTGGGATGAGGCCGTGGCCTATGCGTTGACGCTTCCGGGCGCCGAGATGTCGACGAGCTACGGCATGCCCGCGGTCAAGGTGAACAGCCGCACCTTTCTCTCGCTGGGGCACGAGGCCGGTTCGTTCTGCATCTCGATCGATCGCGATACAGTCACCATGCTGATGGAGTTGGCTCCCGCCACCTACTGGCAGACTGCGCATTATGTCGGTTGGCCGGCAGTCCTGGTCCGGCAGAATGACGCGGATCCCGAGCATGTCCGCGCGATGATCAATCGAGCCCGGGACTGGAACGCAGCTCGCCCGCGTTTGCGGGTGAAGAGGTAG
- a CDS encoding TetR/AcrR family transcriptional regulator, whose product MHATIDLMHDRGLARTTTPEIARAAGVSRGALTHHFAGREAIITASVADLLGRSSRNLHRFAEAFAERGGSSDEIVDYIWQMMSDRLFYVTMEFLPEARHNDEFRADLVPVVREFHAGLDAVWTALAARTKVDADHARVVMNATMCLVRGMIAQTVLRKDPAYYVEMLNFWKLQVREHFPTQTSPSRRPVAGVHAS is encoded by the coding sequence ATGCATGCGACGATCGATCTGATGCATGATCGCGGGCTCGCACGCACGACCACACCCGAAATTGCCCGAGCCGCCGGGGTTTCGCGCGGCGCGCTGACGCATCACTTTGCCGGGCGTGAGGCCATCATCACCGCCTCCGTTGCCGATCTGCTCGGGCGTTCCTCGCGCAATCTGCATCGCTTCGCCGAGGCCTTCGCAGAGCGGGGCGGCTCCAGTGACGAGATCGTCGACTACATCTGGCAAATGATGTCGGACCGGCTTTTCTATGTGACCATGGAATTCCTGCCGGAGGCGCGGCACAATGACGAGTTCCGGGCTGATCTCGTGCCCGTGGTGCGCGAATTCCACGCTGGTCTCGATGCGGTCTGGACCGCACTCGCCGCCCGCACCAAGGTCGATGCGGACCATGCCCGCGTGGTGATGAACGCCACGATGTGCCTGGTGCGCGGCATGATCGCCCAGACCGTGCTGCGGAAGGACCCCGCCTATTACGTCGAGATGCTGAATTTCTGGAAGCTTCAGGTCCGCGAGCACTTTCCGACACAGACATCGCCCTCACGCCGGCCCGTTGCGGGGGTACACGCTTCATGA
- a CDS encoding ABC transporter ATP-binding protein, whose product MTPLLTVTGLKLDFYGVHVLRGVDLAVPAGSFTGLIGPNGAGKSTLFNAVSGLYRPKGGTVALGPKDATGLAPEELVAAGLVRTFQLARGFPKLSVFQHLMLYGADQPGENLLAGLFGSSAARRREAELAERAFEIARRLKLDHVLDNPVTALSGGQKKLVEIGRALMARPKILLLDEPMAGVNPSLADEIAEHLVGLNREGLTICLIEHDMALIKRLCQPVVVMAEGRTLTQGSFEEVAADIRVQEAYLGRRH is encoded by the coding sequence ATGACGCCGCTGCTGACGGTCACGGGCCTGAAGCTCGACTTCTACGGCGTGCATGTGCTGCGCGGTGTTGATCTCGCCGTGCCGGCCGGAAGCTTTACCGGCCTGATCGGCCCCAACGGTGCCGGCAAGTCGACCTTGTTCAATGCTGTATCGGGACTGTACCGGCCCAAGGGCGGCACCGTCGCGCTGGGGCCAAAGGATGCAACGGGCCTGGCACCGGAAGAACTCGTCGCGGCGGGGCTTGTGCGGACCTTTCAGCTGGCACGGGGCTTCCCCAAGCTCAGCGTCTTCCAACATCTGATGCTCTATGGCGCGGATCAGCCCGGCGAGAATCTGCTCGCGGGGTTATTCGGCTCTTCTGCCGCGCGCCGCCGCGAAGCCGAGCTGGCCGAGCGCGCCTTCGAGATTGCGCGCCGGCTGAAGCTCGACCACGTGCTCGATAATCCGGTCACGGCGCTGTCCGGCGGCCAGAAGAAACTGGTCGAGATCGGGCGAGCCCTGATGGCCAGGCCAAAGATCCTGCTGCTCGACGAGCCGATGGCGGGCGTCAATCCGAGCCTGGCCGACGAGATCGCCGAGCATCTCGTCGGGCTCAACCGTGAAGGCCTGACGATCTGCCTGATCGAGCACGACATGGCGCTGATCAAGCGCCTCTGCCAACCGGTCGTCGTCATGGCCGAGGGCAGGACCCTGACCCAGGGGTCGTTCGAGGAGGTTGCCGCCGACATCCGAGTGCAGGAAGCCTATCTCGGGAGGCGGCATTGA
- a CDS encoding ABC transporter ATP-binding protein, which translates to MNVAAGAALLSVEGVVAGYGAAEEILKGTSLTVAPGEIVSIIGPNGAGKSTLLKTVAGLVAARKGQISLNGADITAANALGRARAGIGFVPQERNVFGAMTVAENLEISGFQDPGGVRTRSDEMYQRYPMLADKRRALARTLSGGQRQILAMAMGLMNAPSLLLLDEPTAGLSPKAADELFEAIVALNKGGLPILMVEQHALEALEISTRGYVLVSGRNSREGAGPALAADPDIRRLFLGG; encoded by the coding sequence TTGAACGTCGCGGCGGGCGCCGCCCTGCTCTCGGTCGAAGGTGTTGTCGCCGGCTATGGCGCGGCCGAAGAAATTCTCAAGGGCACGTCGCTCACAGTTGCACCAGGCGAGATCGTTTCGATCATCGGGCCGAACGGAGCCGGTAAATCGACCTTGCTCAAGACCGTCGCCGGGCTGGTTGCGGCGCGCAAGGGTCAGATCAGCCTGAACGGCGCGGATATCACGGCTGCGAATGCGCTTGGCCGGGCGCGGGCCGGCATCGGCTTCGTACCGCAGGAACGCAATGTCTTTGGAGCGATGACGGTTGCCGAGAATCTGGAGATCAGCGGTTTCCAGGATCCTGGCGGCGTCAGGACGCGCAGCGACGAGATGTACCAGCGCTATCCGATGCTGGCGGACAAGCGGCGCGCGCTGGCGCGTACGCTCTCGGGCGGGCAGCGACAGATCCTGGCGATGGCGATGGGGCTTATGAATGCGCCGAGCCTGCTGCTGCTCGACGAGCCGACCGCCGGGCTCTCGCCCAAGGCGGCTGATGAACTGTTCGAGGCGATCGTCGCCCTGAACAAGGGCGGGTTGCCGATCCTGATGGTCGAGCAGCACGCGCTCGAGGCGCTTGAAATCTCGACGCGGGGCTATGTCCTCGTTTCCGGACGCAACAGCCGAGAGGGGGCGGGACCTGCCCTCGCCGCCGACCCCGATATCCGCCGCCTCTTCCTGGGCGGCTGA
- a CDS encoding ABC transporter substrate-binding protein: MAEFMTNRRTLLTGAAALAGIGALPKLALAQGAPIRIGTLTPLTGSGGPYGPVMVKAVKAVIDEVNAAGGVLGRKIELISEDDQTNPEAGVRAARKLIDVDKVSAILGTWASSVTTAVAPLCWESKTFLATVSGADSITQLPHQGYLIRTQPTTTLQGRKFGEFVIAEKAKRVFFLSPQTPFAKSQFDNITEAVKKGGGETASLIYDDKKPAYRTEIDEVLRFKPDAVVFGGYTPDTAVMLKDLFRAGFGGLKVAFGYSVNQKLVDSVPADVVDKTYTISPSSAEGSKAYERLVKLIGVPSPDPYTTQIYDQINLVLMAIALAGDASGTAIKDTIRKASQAPGGAKIDNAIDGLKAIAAKQPVDYDGASGPCDFTETGDISDSKFRYEQVQGGKIVLIKIA; encoded by the coding sequence ATGGCCGAATTCATGACGAACCGCCGGACGCTCCTGACGGGTGCCGCCGCGCTTGCCGGCATCGGCGCGCTACCGAAGCTCGCGCTCGCCCAGGGCGCGCCGATCAGGATCGGCACCCTGACGCCGTTGACCGGCTCGGGCGGTCCCTATGGCCCGGTGATGGTCAAGGCGGTCAAGGCCGTCATCGATGAGGTTAATGCGGCAGGTGGCGTGCTCGGGCGCAAGATCGAGCTGATCTCGGAGGACGATCAGACCAATCCGGAAGCCGGCGTCCGTGCGGCGCGCAAGCTGATCGACGTCGACAAGGTCTCGGCCATTCTCGGCACCTGGGCCTCCTCGGTCACGACCGCGGTCGCGCCGCTCTGCTGGGAATCGAAGACCTTCCTTGCGACCGTCTCGGGCGCGGATTCGATCACGCAGTTGCCGCATCAGGGCTATCTGATCCGCACGCAGCCGACGACGACCCTGCAGGGCCGCAAGTTCGGCGAGTTCGTCATCGCCGAGAAGGCCAAGCGCGTCTTCTTCTTGTCGCCGCAGACGCCCTTCGCCAAGAGCCAGTTCGACAACATCACCGAGGCGGTGAAGAAGGGCGGCGGCGAGACGGCATCCCTGATCTATGACGACAAGAAGCCGGCCTACCGCACCGAGATCGACGAGGTGCTGCGCTTCAAGCCTGACGCGGTCGTGTTCGGCGGCTATACGCCCGACACAGCCGTGATGCTGAAGGACCTGTTCCGCGCCGGCTTCGGCGGCCTGAAAGTCGCCTTCGGCTATTCGGTGAACCAGAAGCTGGTCGACAGCGTTCCGGCCGATGTCGTCGACAAGACCTACACGATCTCGCCCTCGTCGGCGGAAGGCTCGAAGGCCTATGAGCGCCTGGTCAAGTTGATCGGCGTGCCTTCGCCCGATCCCTACACCACGCAGATCTATGATCAGATCAACCTGGTTCTGATGGCGATCGCGCTGGCCGGCGATGCCTCCGGCACGGCGATCAAGGATACGATCCGCAAGGCCAGCCAGGCGCCGGGCGGTGCCAAGATCGACAACGCCATTGACGGTCTGAAGGCGATCGCAGCCAAGCAGCCTGTCGACTATGACGGCGCCAGCGGCCCGTGCGACTTCACCGAGACTGGCGATATCAGCGACTCGAAGTTCCGCTACGAGCAGGTCCAGGGCGGGAAGATCGTCCTGATCAAGATCGCCTGA